From the Anopheles merus strain MAF chromosome 2L, AmerM5.1, whole genome shotgun sequence genome, the window tgtgtcgtgtctgtactcagccatcttctccaagatctgccgcatggtgaagatctgatcagtggttgattttacgtttcggaatcctctttgatagtccgactccgactatctcttcgacgtatGGGACAAtacgatcctgaaggatcagggagaatatttttttgtagGCGGTATTCAGCAcagtaatacccctgtagttgttgcagtccaacctgtctcccttgtTGTACATGGAGTAGATGATGGCGAGATTCCagtcacaaggcatcgattcgctgtCCCACACcccagtaacaatttgatgaatctcgttttctagtcgtgatCTGGTGAGTAACCAGCATCATCGATTTGTATGCAGTAGCTGGGTTCAGAGAAGTAGGACCTAAATCAATTCACCAGCGGAGGAGAGAGACTGATCCGGGTGAGTTTGGTTTACACGATCAATCGCAGCCCTAAGGTTACTGTATACTACATCCATTTGAGCTCCAGAAGTGAAGGCTGCGTGGCAGTTGGAGAAGAATTCCACCAGCTTTGTGGTAAGAGTGCGTCGAGGAAAGAAACCATGCTGGCGTGTAGAAATATAAGAAGGAAAGTTTTGCATGACGATCTCAAACACCTTGGCACAAGAAGCCAAGGTGGTTATCCAGCAGAGTTTTTATCTCCTTTTTTGTACACCGGAAACATCACATTTCCAGGATTTCCAGCATTTTCTTGTGAAAAAGAGAGTTGGTAGATGCGAGAAAAAGGCTCTGCTAAAAACCCACGGCAATTGGCAAGGATTACCCTAGGGATGCCATCGGGCCCAGGGTTTTATGAGGATTTAACCTGCTGTGATTGACTCGAAGTGCAGGAAAGTTAGAATCATCGATGTTCTAGGAATGTGAGCGGAAGTTAAAGTCCACGAATAGTAGAAGCGTATCGATAGTAGCACAAGCAACATCATCTATAGTACAGCAGATATATTGCATGGTAGTAGTGTTGTTTACTAAATCTGAAGGAATGTACATTACGCCTGTAATAAGAGTACGATTATTATCATAATCTTTGAACCAGAGTTGCTCAACGGTATCTTGTGTAGGACATAGGATTGCACGTAGATAGGAAGCAACGACGATGAAAACCACACCACCAATTGATTTTCTGCTATTTTTGCTGCTACGCTCTATTTTATACGCTGTATAATTATCTGGGAATAATTATGAGGAATCAATCGTTGAATCCATTCATGTTTTAGTCAGGATAATAAGTTCGTAGTGGGTTttacaaacatttttaaatactttatAGCTTTTAGATTTCAATCCTCTAACGTTTAAGGACAGAAACAATAATTCGTCGGCTGGCAACCCCAGTATGATTGACATGATATTcatgcgtttgtgtgagtatATAGTTCGTTCTTTGATAGTTCTTTCTTCGGGGGAAAGAGCCTTTTCACGTAGTGGTAAAGGCACTAACACTTATAAACGACAGGANNNNNNNNNNNNNNNNNNNNNNNNNNNNNNNNNNNNNNNNNNNNNNNNNNNNNNNNNNNNNNNNNNNNNNNNNNNNNNNNNNNNNNNNNNNNNNNNNNNNAACTGAATTTAGCacaataattttgaatttggAACAATATTCCTCAAacgaaaatgttttcaaataacAGGGGAATGAACCTCCTAtcaatgtttgaaaaattgaGATTGACCAGTTCATATTGTATGCATCAGAAATGATAAGAATCATATATACCACTTTTGGTTTGTATTGCATTGATAAGAGATTCATTCCCGTGTAATTTCAAAACAGTTTCGACTGAGGTATATTGTAGGAGATTCCTAAATCTAAATTCAGTTAGAGTGAATAGTTTAGAGTGAAGCGATTCAGTCGCACAAGTGTTAACATGAAAAAAGGTGTAACATTTCTCTGTTTCATTGTCTGCCTAAAAGTCGCTTACTCTGAAGCAGAAGTTCGAAAACTTTTCAACATTACCCATGTTAATTCATCGGATTACATGCGATATCATGCATTACATTTGTTTAATAATGATCATCCTAACCGACTACGACCTGCATTAAAAAGTATTTAATTTATCTTATAATTCGCATTAGTACTTCTATCCGACAGAATacaatttgatttgatttttacAGAATGTCCCTTGTCAAATATGCTCTTTCCGGTAAGACATTATGAGTGATTTAAatgagttgttttgtttcacttcatGTATACAGCTTTATTTCGTCAGGTGAAGATATTTTCTACCGAAGAACCATACTTTTGTTCCGCGGTGTTCATAAGCGCTGATTTTTTGCTAGCACCAGCGATGTGCCTGAAACTTATGCAACCGCTTGATGACCATCCCTCGAGtcatatgtttgttttaatcgAGGCGGAACACGTATTTTATTACGAAGGCGGTCGCCGGTACATAAACAAAATTTTTTATCATCCTAAGCTAGAGGAAGAACCAGTGTACCATAATCTAGCCGTTGTGAAGTTGCGCAATCCAATGTACGTGAGtaaaattgatgtttttcaGTATACTTAATCGATCGATATTTTGCTACAGTCGTGAAACGGTGATGGAAAATGGTCAAAGTATTGTTGCTTGTCTATGGTCTGAAGCAAAGCTGCGCAATAACAAAGTTTACTTGGGCGAATGGTTTAAGTATCATCCTGGTAAGTCTAAAGCAATTTAGAATTATATAGCATTTCCAAAAATTAATATCTCGATCTAAATAATTATAGAACAAAATCCTGCATTTCGTTGGCTTGATGTTCCAGTCATAACGAGGAAGGAATGTCGCGAGGAGCTTTCGAAAAATAAAGTAATCATACCAGAATTTGATCGCGGAGTATCTGAAACACAACTATGTGTCAAGGACAAGAAAAATAGTACCATGATTGAGTTTTGTGAACCTCGTTCGTCAGGACCATTGTTTATGACCCTCGGTAACACAGTTTACGTGGTAGGGATGCCCACAGTTCATATTGATGATTGTAATGTGCAAATTGAGGTGTTTAATcgggtttcatcatttttggaTTGGATTGAAGCAATCGTATGGCCCCATTTTGAACTTCTGTAGAAAGTAGTGCATACAAACTGGTTAGGTTTGATGTACAACATTTGTACTAAGTTGATAGTGATTTAGTAAATTTAACTAAGATTTCCACGGTTCCCTGTAATATAAAAGTATGAAATGGTAGTCATTACAATATTATCAAATCATTGATTAACAAAATCgataatttaatataaaactTAAACAGGTAAATAAAAGATGGTTGTTTAAACAAATACGGTTGCGTATCTGTAACACATGTTctattataaataaaaatgaaaatttctttGTTTGCCTGTATGTATATAccgtctgttcccgagttaagCGGTTCTCTGATAAATTTTATCCACTTAAAATCCAAAAATAtcagaattttctgcacgaatcatatcaaataaatgataaggtgtataaaagtactaagTAATATCGAGTATATCTGTGTGCGCGTCgcctgcaataacgcacatctgtacgtcatggtagtatacattccaccgcagcttagctccgagatatcgactcttcgctctctacatgattgtatcagcggcttcactctcacactgaagccttcggatctgctgtttttttattggcgatttcaatcagcctagcataagctggtccacagctgatccttcgtcctcgccagcatcaatcacgcactatgaaccaactgcgcgcccactggccaacaacacctttgtggatggatttaaatttagcggattagtgcaacttaatcacatcaataattcgcacggacgcatgcttgacctgctctatgctaacaatgctgcagctaaattgtgttcgcctgtctttccaagtgttgttccgcttgtacctcttgactcctaccatccggcgtttgacttcaatatacgtagtaactcgtcgacccgacgcaattcgacgactcgacaaaactcgacgacaaccgcattttatcgttataactttgctaaagctgactatgtgaaactgaacgacatgatatcaatgtttaacaatagctttcattgttccaattttgtttcacttgacgaagcagtatgttcattctcgtccttcatgctgcaagcctttgttgtatgcgtcccagttcagcgtcctaaacctaaccccccccccccccccctggcggaccgcacactcaaacgtgtaaaaagagctgcttatcgtcactaccaaacgcgccgctgccaaagatctcgctcgatctactttgacacgcactctttatactgcagctataacaggtttcgatatggcagatatttgagtaaaattcaacgtaacctctgcaggaagcctgactcgttttggcgcttctacaacagcaaaacaaaatccacgcatacaccgaaatccattacgtacaaaagagcaacaagtgccaacacttatgaaatgtgcaatctcttcgcggatcgcttcgcagattgcttttcaccggccatgaatgataccgataccattgatgctgctctcgtcaacactccggctggcgcaattaacatgagcactcctttcatcgacagtgagatcgttttatctgccataacgcaactaaagccttccttcgctcctggacccgacggaattccttctaccgtgctgaaacgctgtcaaacaacagtagcacctatccttgcaaaaatgttcaatgcatcgctagccaatggctactttcccaaaacatggaggaattcttggatggttcctgtttacaaaaagggcgacaggacagatgccatcaactaccggggtattacatctttgtgcgccattgccaaggtgttcgaaccagtgatatacaaaaatctgctacatgcatgccgcagctacctaagcccgtatcaacatggattcgttcCAAAAAAgccgactaccacgaacctggtcgaatttgtaacctattgcactagtcaaattgatgccggagctcaagtcgatgcaatttatatagatctgaaagcagcattcgactctcttccgtacgc encodes:
- the LOC121592942 gene encoding serine protease Hayan-like isoform X1 → MKKGVTFLCFIVCLKVAYSEAEVRKLFNITHVNSSDYMRYHALHLFNNDHPNRLRPALKKCPLSNMLFPVKIFSTEEPYFCSAVFISADFLLAPAMCLKLMQPLDDHPSSHMFVLIEAEHVFYYEGGRRYINKIFYHPKLEEEPVYHNLAVVKLRNPIRETVMENGQSIVACLWSEAKLRNNKVYLGEWFKYHPEQNPAFRWLDVPVITRKECREELSKNKVIIPEFDRGVSETQLCVKDKKNSTMIEFCEPRSSGPLFMTLGNTVYVVGMPTVHIDDCNVQIEVFNRVSSFLDWIEAIVWPHFELL
- the LOC121592942 gene encoding serine protease Hayan-like isoform X2 is translated as MSLVKYALSALFRQVKIFSTEEPYFCSAVFISADFLLAPAMCLKLMQPLDDHPSSHMFVLIEAEHVFYYEGGRRYINKIFYHPKLEEEPVYHNLAVVKLRNPIRETVMENGQSIVACLWSEAKLRNNKVYLGEWFKYHPEQNPAFRWLDVPVITRKECREELSKNKVIIPEFDRGVSETQLCVKDKKNSTMIEFCEPRSSGPLFMTLGNTVYVVGMPTVHIDDCNVQIEVFNRVSSFLDWIEAIVWPHFELL